From one Citrobacter sp. Marseille-Q6884 genomic stretch:
- a CDS encoding Flp family type IVb pilin has translation MNDLLIKAYVKGITGIQNVRDFAKSERGVTAVEYAIVLGGVAAVVAVIFGKGGTVDDLLTAIFKQVSQTVMSSMK, from the coding sequence ATGAACGATCTGCTGATTAAAGCATATGTCAAAGGAATCACAGGGATTCAAAATGTACGCGATTTTGCCAAAAGCGAACGCGGTGTCACTGCAGTGGAATATGCGATTGTGCTTGGCGGGGTTGCAGCTGTTGTTGCAGTAATCTTCGGGAAAGGCGGTACAGTGGATGACTTACTGACGGCAATCTTCAAACAGGTATCCCAAACTGTTATGAGTTCAATGAAATAA
- a CDS encoding YfcL family protein, with protein sequence MIAEFESRILALIDDMVEHASDDELFASGYLRGHLTLAVAELEGGDDHSAQAVHASVTNSLEKAINAGELSPRDQALVRDMWQSLFEQASAKNLPLE encoded by the coding sequence ATGATCGCGGAGTTTGAATCACGCATTCTGGCATTAATCGACGATATGGTAGAGCACGCCAGCGATGATGAGTTGTTTGCCAGTGGATATTTGCGTGGGCACCTGACGCTGGCGGTTGCTGAACTGGAGGGGGGCGATGATCACTCCGCCCAGGCAGTGCATGCCAGTGTGACTAACAGCCTCGAGAAGGCCATAAACGCAGGGGAGCTTTCTCCGCGTGATCAGGCGCTGGTTAGAGATATGTGGCAGAGCCTTTTTGAACAGGCAAGTGCCAAGAACCTTCCTTTAGAGTAA